DNA from Candidatus Bathyarchaeota archaeon:
TATCTTTCTCGAAGTTTTCTGTGCAGTATCTTTCCAGTTGTAGTCCTTGGCATCTCGGACGGTAAGATAAAATCTACTGACTTGGGCTTCTTATATCCAGCCATCCTTCCACGACACCATTCAATAATCTCCTCTTCGGTGGCTATCTGCCCCTCTTTCAAAATCACAACTGCCTTAACAGCCTCACCCCACTTATCATCAGGCACACCAACAACAGCAACATCGAAAACCTTGGAATGCTTAGAAATAACTTCCTCAATCTCTGAGGGATAAACATGTTCTCCGCCTGTTATTATCATGTTGTCCTTCCTATCGACGATGTAGTAGTAGCCCTCCTCGTCACGCTTAACCATGTCCCTTGCAGTGAAAAAATCCCCTCGGAATGATTCCTTCGTCTTCTCAGGCATCTTGTAATATTCATTAAACATCATCGGGCCTCGAGAATATAACTCTCCAACTTCGCCAACAGGCACCTCATTCCCGTTCTCATCTAGAAGCCTAATTACATCGGTTCCGAGACCCTCTCGCCCCATTGAACTCAGCTTCCTCAGCTGATCCTCAGGTCTGAGAATTGTGACGAGCCCAGCCTCCGTAGAGCCATAAGCCTCATACAACCTGACGTTGGGAAAACATTCTAGAATCCCCTTCTTTATCTTGCTCCGGACAGGCGCTGAAGAACACAAGAAGCTACGCATAGAGCTCAAATCAAACTTCTTCCTCACATCCTCAGGAACATTCAATATTAAATGATAATGGGTTGGTATCAGCGAGATGAAGGTCACCTTCTCCTCATCTACCACACGCAGAAAATCAACAGGATCAAAACCCTTGTCCCGACCGACATAAAGGGATGCACCTATATATAGGAATAGTAGACCATAGAAAGTTGAGTTTACATGATACAAGGGCATGACTATCATACCCTTATCATCTTGTGAAAACCCGAACTCAACCGCGTTAATTAGAAAAAACGATATGTATGATTCGTGAGAGCGAACAACACCTTTCGGTATTCCGGTAGTTCCTGAGGTGTATATCTGAAACCATGTGTTTTTGCTGTCGACCTTTACATATGGCTTGTTATCAAGAGAGCCTTCAATAAATTTTTCATAGTTAATGTAGCCCTCGGGA
Protein-coding regions in this window:
- a CDS encoding AMP-binding protein, translated to MWLNLGEILRIHAKKFPKKIAVKDWREKTKTYSELDLRTNRLANSLLSTGLRKGDRLAVMLYNSVEFVEVCCACAKIGVVVVTVNWRFVGQEVEYVVNNSDARAMMLDEEFFDCVSSVRSNLQNISEESFIVVGKTAPEGYINYEKFIEGSLDNKPYVKVDSKNTWFQIYTSGTTGIPKGVVRSHESYISFFLINAVEFGFSQDDKGMIVMPLYHVNSTFYGLLFLYIGASLYVGRDKGFDPVDFLRVVDEEKVTFISLIPTHYHLILNVPEDVRKKFDLSSMRSFLCSSAPVRSKIKKGILECFPNVRLYEAYGSTEAGLVTILRPEDQLRKLSSMGREGLGTDVIRLLDENGNEVPVGEVGELYSRGPMMFNEYYKMPEKTKESFRGDFFTARDMVKRDEEGYYYIVDRKDNMIITGGEHVYPSEIEEVISKHSKVFDVAVVGVPDDKWGEAVKAVVILKEGQIATEEEIIEWCRGRMAGYKKPKSVDFILPSEMPRTTTGKILHRKLRERYANKL